One window of Luteolibacter sp. Y139 genomic DNA carries:
- a CDS encoding cytochrome c biogenesis protein ResB, translating into MNDSARQSIPARIYHMLASFGLATILLLILLLETWTATLEMKLNGLFPTVQKYFDIHNWYVFPDAGIFNEKAVGKLLPPLPGGYWVCALLALNLTLGGIIRMRKGWKTAGVLMSHFAIVFMIVAGGVAQLKEERGVMMLSEDDKGLPKTADYASSLTETSIEITEVKDGKAVGPVQFVKDAYYSDLGPEQHRKVMLPKLPFDLEVQGYVQNAKAMSTASMAPERGEPVVDGWFIFSRERNKDTEMDTPGVHARIVPRDGGSGQVMLLVTSDPDSFTPRAPVTVKSGDRTFLVRLDKRVWPVPFKVTLVDARSEYHPNTNRPKLFESDIIRTQDGHETKHFIEMNKPLRQEGLTLYQRTMMNGPGGAATEATISGFEVVRNPSDKWPEWSIYVAGFGLVLHFLLKLGTFLFRGKSTPAPQST; encoded by the coding sequence ATGAACGATTCCGCCCGCCAGTCGATCCCTGCCCGCATTTATCACATGCTGGCAAGTTTCGGCCTCGCGACCATCCTGCTCCTGATCCTGCTGCTTGAAACGTGGACGGCGACGCTGGAGATGAAGCTGAACGGGCTGTTTCCGACGGTTCAGAAGTATTTCGACATTCACAACTGGTATGTGTTCCCCGACGCGGGGATCTTCAATGAAAAGGCGGTGGGCAAACTTCTCCCGCCCCTGCCCGGTGGCTACTGGGTGTGTGCGCTGCTGGCGCTGAACCTGACGCTGGGTGGCATCATCCGGATGCGGAAGGGCTGGAAGACGGCGGGCGTGCTGATGTCCCACTTCGCCATCGTTTTCATGATCGTGGCGGGTGGCGTGGCGCAGCTGAAGGAAGAGCGCGGCGTGATGATGCTGAGCGAGGATGACAAGGGCCTGCCGAAGACCGCGGACTATGCGAGCTCGCTGACCGAGACGAGCATCGAGATCACCGAGGTGAAGGACGGCAAGGCCGTGGGGCCGGTGCAGTTCGTGAAGGATGCCTACTACTCGGATCTCGGGCCGGAGCAGCACCGGAAGGTGATGCTGCCGAAGCTGCCCTTCGATCTCGAGGTGCAGGGTTACGTCCAGAACGCGAAGGCGATGTCCACGGCGAGCATGGCACCGGAACGCGGTGAGCCGGTGGTGGACGGGTGGTTCATTTTCTCACGCGAGCGGAACAAGGACACCGAGATGGATACGCCGGGCGTCCATGCGCGGATCGTGCCCCGCGACGGTGGCAGCGGCCAGGTGATGCTGCTGGTGACGAGCGATCCGGACTCGTTCACGCCGCGCGCGCCGGTGACGGTGAAGTCGGGTGACCGGACCTTCCTGGTGCGGCTCGACAAGCGGGTGTGGCCCGTGCCCTTCAAGGTGACGCTGGTGGATGCGCGGTCCGAGTATCATCCGAACACGAACCGTCCGAAGCTTTTCGAAAGTGACATCATCCGCACGCAGGACGGGCACGAGACGAAGCACTTCATCGAGATGAACAAGCCGCTGCGGCAGGAGGGACTGACCCTCTACCAGCGGACCATGATGAATGGTCCGGGCGGCGCTGCGACCGAGGCGACCATCTCCGGCTTCGAAGTGGTGCGGAATCCCTCCGACAAGTGGCCGGAGTGGAGCATCTACGTCGCCGGCTTCGGCCTGGTCCTGCATTTCCTTCTCAAGCTCGGGACCTTCCTGTTCCGTGGTAAGTCCACTCCTGCCCCGCAATCGACATGA
- a CDS encoding cytochrome c biogenesis protein has product MKANIGRWIVFALGLFAVVGILIFAVRDSQPEGDTRKVADYTPWDQETLDLAALLPVQDGGRIKPLGTYAGFSMLGLHGARKMEILGKDDKKVILKPLDWMLDCMFRPELADQLPTFRLDNSEVLEAVGVKARGRRDRYSYNDLKPGLDKLRELSVSYEQIQRQDPKQLKAVEEQTLALAYSVRTYEFLTGYMNFARNGLLPASSAKEGKILPVSEVMQAAPKIRAELKAAAEGKQASSEVQTITVLIEQAANSAKFGLNLFPPSNKDDKAWLSAGDRIFHIFTGLTREPEQSIKDIKLLEDVAQSLKDGQPAFREKFSAWESSVVERAKARDEYRSIPLEADYFKKNWFIYALVWFLFAVVTSAVMFFAGRSKAGRIAHWATVSFLGLGLIYMIIPITKRSIIMGRPPVGNLYDTIIFICAAVVAFGLLVEWMTRKRFVLGITPLVAAFMIVLARRFEVGEGKDHLDPLIAVLRSNYWLTIHVLTISLGYAAGLITALLSIVYLMMRTLGLDGGDVSLRRSVTRAVYGCVCLTLTLSLIGTVLGGIWANDSWGRFWGWDPKENGALMIVLWSLAILHARLGGYIKEWGLHLCAMFGAIIVAFSWWHVNFLSVGLHNYGFSADKKFWLLIFYGLMGLFMLWGAIAALVEKMQKKRPKSGAEVPVGLPSKPVG; this is encoded by the coding sequence ATGAAAGCCAATATCGGACGTTGGATTGTTTTCGCCCTCGGGCTGTTCGCTGTCGTGGGTATCCTGATCTTCGCGGTGCGCGATAGCCAGCCGGAAGGGGATACGCGCAAGGTGGCGGACTACACCCCGTGGGATCAAGAGACGCTGGATCTGGCCGCGCTGCTGCCGGTGCAGGATGGCGGACGCATCAAGCCGCTGGGCACCTATGCGGGCTTCAGCATGCTGGGCCTGCACGGCGCGCGGAAGATGGAGATCCTGGGCAAGGACGACAAGAAGGTCATCCTGAAGCCGCTCGACTGGATGCTCGATTGCATGTTCCGGCCGGAGCTGGCGGATCAATTGCCGACCTTCCGCTTGGATAACTCGGAAGTGCTGGAAGCCGTGGGTGTGAAGGCCCGCGGTCGACGTGACCGCTACAGCTACAACGATCTCAAGCCGGGCCTGGACAAGCTGCGCGAGCTTTCCGTGTCGTATGAGCAAATCCAGCGGCAGGATCCGAAGCAGCTGAAGGCGGTGGAGGAGCAGACGCTGGCGCTGGCCTATAGTGTGCGGACCTATGAGTTCCTGACGGGCTATATGAACTTCGCGCGGAATGGACTGCTGCCGGCATCGTCCGCGAAGGAAGGAAAGATCCTGCCGGTCAGCGAGGTGATGCAGGCGGCGCCGAAGATCCGCGCAGAGCTGAAGGCGGCGGCCGAAGGCAAGCAGGCATCGAGCGAGGTGCAGACGATCACGGTGCTGATCGAGCAGGCGGCGAACTCGGCGAAGTTCGGCCTCAATCTTTTCCCGCCGTCCAACAAGGACGACAAGGCGTGGCTCAGCGCGGGCGACCGCATCTTCCACATCTTCACCGGGCTGACGCGCGAGCCGGAGCAATCGATCAAGGATATCAAGCTGCTGGAGGATGTGGCGCAGTCGCTCAAGGACGGGCAGCCTGCTTTCCGCGAGAAATTCTCTGCATGGGAAAGCAGCGTGGTGGAGCGCGCGAAGGCTCGTGACGAGTATCGCTCGATCCCGCTGGAGGCGGACTACTTCAAGAAGAACTGGTTCATCTACGCGCTCGTCTGGTTCCTGTTCGCGGTGGTGACTTCGGCGGTGATGTTTTTCGCGGGTCGCTCGAAGGCCGGGCGCATCGCTCACTGGGCCACGGTCAGTTTCCTGGGACTCGGGCTGATTTACATGATCATCCCGATCACGAAGCGGTCGATCATCATGGGGCGTCCGCCGGTGGGGAATCTCTACGATACGATCATCTTCATCTGCGCGGCGGTGGTCGCCTTCGGGTTGTTAGTCGAGTGGATGACGCGGAAGCGTTTCGTGCTCGGGATCACGCCGCTTGTGGCGGCGTTCATGATCGTGCTGGCCCGCCGCTTCGAGGTGGGCGAGGGGAAGGATCACCTGGATCCATTGATCGCGGTGCTGCGGTCGAACTACTGGCTGACGATTCACGTGCTCACGATCAGCCTCGGCTATGCGGCGGGTCTGATCACGGCGCTGCTGTCGATCGTTTACCTGATGATGCGGACGCTGGGTCTGGATGGCGGCGATGTTTCGCTGCGGCGCTCGGTGACGCGTGCGGTGTATGGGTGCGTGTGCCTGACGCTGACGCTGTCGCTGATCGGCACGGTGCTCGGTGGCATCTGGGCGAATGATTCGTGGGGTCGCTTCTGGGGCTGGGACCCGAAGGAGAACGGCGCGCTGATGATCGTGCTGTGGAGCCTGGCGATTTTGCATGCCCGCCTCGGTGGCTACATCAAGGAGTGGGGGCTGCACCTGTGCGCGATGTTCGGCGCGATCATCGTGGCCTTCTCGTGGTGGCACGTGAATTTCCTGAGCGTGGGCCTGCACAACTATGGCTTTTCGGCGGACAAGAAGTTCTGGCTGCTGATCTTCTATGGCTTGATGGGACTGTTCATGCTGTGGGGTGCAATCGCGGCGCTGGTGGAGAAGATGCAGAAGAAGCGGCCGAAGAGTGGGGCTGAGGTTCCGGTCGGTTTGCCTTCGAAGCCGGTGGGTTGA
- a CDS encoding 2-dehydropantoate 2-reductase — MSGNWTFKSVAIVGSGAIGLYYGARLAANGEDVRFLLKSDYDAVRRDGIRVESVAGDLHLPEVQGFRSSAEIGPVDLVIVAWKTTSNHLLGEVLPPLLHEGTQVLTLQNGLGNCEQIAEIVGPERVLGALCFVCLNRIAPGHVSHTAGGRISVGEFVNDDRGRGPEIARRFTAAGIPTEAAPLLAAAQWTKLVWNIPFNGLAIAEGGVTTDILLATLGVEDEIRALMAEVIGAARAQGLALEDSLIDFNVERTRPMGPYRPSSMIDYVEGREVEFDSIWAEPLRRAKAAGMSVPHMERLAGRIRERLGQ, encoded by the coding sequence GTGAGCGGGAACTGGACTTTCAAATCCGTCGCCATCGTTGGTTCGGGAGCGATCGGGCTTTATTATGGGGCGCGGCTTGCGGCGAATGGGGAGGATGTGCGGTTTCTACTGAAGTCGGATTATGATGCGGTGCGGCGCGACGGGATTCGCGTCGAGAGTGTGGCGGGGGATTTGCATCTGCCGGAGGTGCAGGGCTTCCGTAGCTCGGCGGAGATCGGGCCGGTGGACCTGGTCATCGTGGCTTGGAAGACGACTTCGAATCATCTGTTAGGCGAGGTGCTGCCGCCGCTGCTGCATGAGGGGACGCAGGTGCTGACCTTGCAGAACGGGCTGGGGAACTGTGAGCAGATCGCGGAGATCGTGGGTCCCGAGCGGGTGCTGGGTGCGCTTTGTTTCGTGTGCCTGAATCGCATCGCTCCCGGCCATGTCAGCCACACTGCCGGCGGCAGGATCAGCGTGGGGGAGTTCGTGAATGATGACCGTGGGCGTGGGCCGGAGATTGCGCGGCGTTTCACGGCGGCTGGGATTCCGACGGAAGCGGCGCCGCTGCTGGCGGCGGCGCAGTGGACGAAGCTGGTGTGGAATATTCCCTTCAATGGGCTCGCGATTGCCGAGGGCGGGGTGACCACGGATATCCTGTTAGCCACGCTCGGGGTGGAAGATGAGATCCGCGCGCTGATGGCGGAGGTGATTGGCGCGGCGCGGGCGCAGGGGCTGGCGCTGGAGGACTCGCTGATCGATTTCAATGTGGAGCGGACGCGGCCGATGGGGCCTTACCGGCCATCGAGCATGATCGACTATGTGGAGGGCAGGGAGGTGGAGTTTGATTCGATCTGGGCGGAGCCGCTGCGGCGGGCGAAGGCTGCAGGTATGAGCGTGCCTCACATGGAGCGGCTGGCGGGACGCATTCGGGAGCGGCTTGGGCAGTAG
- a CDS encoding purine-nucleoside phosphorylase, which produces MAEPVGIVLGSGLGPLADRVAVTKTVGFAEAGLPVSSVKGHAGRFLFGTLGGREVIVMQGRVHLYEGHDAKAITAGVRWFYEQGVRHIILTNAAGTLNEDHAPGTWMMLNDHLNLTGTSPLEGGPNFIDMTQVYDAEAMLEFHSLATERKVLLHEGVYAGLRGPQYETPAEIRMLRAMGADAVGMSTVLEAIQARALGMKVSAFSCLTNWAAGMSPEELNHAEVIETGAAAAGEMMGLLEAWCGL; this is translated from the coding sequence ATGGCTGAACCGGTGGGTATCGTGTTAGGGTCGGGACTCGGTCCCTTGGCGGATCGCGTGGCAGTGACGAAGACCGTGGGATTTGCCGAGGCGGGGTTGCCGGTTTCTTCCGTGAAAGGTCACGCAGGGCGCTTTCTTTTTGGCACGCTTGGCGGTCGTGAGGTGATCGTGATGCAGGGGAGGGTGCACCTTTACGAAGGGCATGATGCGAAGGCGATCACCGCGGGAGTGCGGTGGTTTTATGAGCAGGGAGTGCGGCACATCATTCTCACGAATGCCGCCGGCACGCTGAATGAGGATCATGCGCCGGGGACCTGGATGATGCTGAATGATCATCTCAATCTGACGGGCACGTCGCCGCTGGAGGGCGGGCCGAACTTCATCGACATGACGCAGGTCTACGATGCCGAGGCGATGCTGGAGTTCCACTCGCTGGCCACGGAGCGGAAGGTGCTGCTCCACGAGGGCGTGTATGCCGGGCTACGAGGGCCGCAGTACGAAACGCCGGCCGAGATCCGGATGCTGCGGGCGATGGGCGCGGATGCGGTGGGGATGAGCACCGTGCTGGAGGCGATCCAGGCGCGTGCGCTGGGGATGAAGGTCAGCGCTTTCTCTTGTCTCACCAATTGGGCGGCCGGGATGTCGCCGGAGGAACTGAATCACGCGGAGGTGATTGAGACCGGCGCGGCTGCGGCGGGGGAGATGATGGGGCTGCTGGAGGCCTGGTGCGGGCTGTAG
- a CDS encoding Minf_1886 family protein, protein MKALQFEQAVEAILKREKRYDPLAYLFLKESLDFTLKRASESNNGEPRHVSGKELCVGYRDLALEQFGPMAATLMHEWGVRESGDIGEMVFHLIDEQMFGKQDSDTKEDFAAAFDFDDAFVTPFQPKKNRQAATPEPEKALN, encoded by the coding sequence ATGAAGGCACTGCAGTTCGAGCAAGCGGTCGAAGCGATCTTGAAGCGCGAGAAGCGATACGATCCGCTGGCCTACCTTTTCTTGAAGGAATCGCTCGATTTCACGCTGAAGCGCGCCTCCGAGTCGAACAACGGCGAACCGCGGCACGTCTCCGGCAAGGAACTCTGCGTCGGCTACCGCGACCTCGCGCTGGAGCAATTCGGCCCCATGGCCGCGACCCTCATGCACGAGTGGGGCGTCCGCGAAAGCGGCGACATCGGCGAGATGGTCTTCCACCTCATCGACGAGCAGATGTTCGGCAAGCAGGACAGTGACACCAAGGAAGACTTCGCCGCTGCCTTCGACTTCGACGATGCCTTCGTGACGCCGTTCCAGCCGAAAAAGAATCGGCAGGCAGCCACTCCGGAGCCTGAGAAGGCCCTGAACTGA
- a CDS encoding Minf_1886 family protein, with protein MSPQLFELAVDLILEREKRYHELAYYFLKEALDFTLWRVAQDNGGQFRQVTGQELSLGFRDLALEQFGSGTSSLMLKWGLRGSADIGEMVYLLIDAQILCKLDSDKKEDFAAVFDFDDLQHEGGPEDERT; from the coding sequence ATGTCCCCACAACTTTTCGAGCTGGCAGTCGATTTGATCTTGGAACGGGAGAAACGCTACCACGAGCTGGCGTACTACTTCCTAAAGGAAGCGCTCGATTTCACACTCTGGCGGGTGGCACAAGACAATGGCGGCCAGTTTCGCCAGGTCACCGGTCAGGAACTGAGCCTTGGTTTTCGCGATCTGGCACTGGAGCAATTCGGCTCGGGCACCTCGAGCTTGATGCTGAAGTGGGGCCTGCGCGGCAGCGCGGATATCGGCGAAATGGTCTACCTCCTGATCGACGCGCAGATCCTCTGCAAACTGGATAGTGACAAGAAAGAGGACTTCGCTGCGGTATTCGATTTCGATGACCTGCAGCATGAAGGCGGCCCCGAGGATGAACGGACGTAG
- a CDS encoding Fic family protein, with protein MPKPHQPPFTLTSRIVALVAEISERVGRWVGEGREAVSPRLRRENRIRTIQASLAIENNTLSIDQVTAILEGKRVLGTPREIQEVRNAILCYDRFSDWKATSADDFLTAHGIMMKALVDQAGAFRSSGVGIYRGDKLVHMAPPANRVEHLVRDLFRWAETTDHHPLVASSILHYEIEFIHPFADGNGRMGRLWQSLALASWHADLAYLPVESLISERQEAYYAALGEADRQADAAPFAEFMLTAIRDALDSLPATEQVTEQVTEQVTEQVRLLIRCFSGAEEVTSAELMQRLGLTHRPSFQKSYLQPALASGRIEMTNPASPRSPVQRYRLTKRTRQKRP; from the coding sequence ATGCCTAAGCCTCACCAGCCGCCCTTCACTCTCACGTCGCGGATCGTCGCGCTCGTGGCAGAGATCAGCGAACGGGTGGGGCGCTGGGTAGGCGAAGGACGCGAGGCTGTGTCGCCACGGCTACGCCGCGAGAATCGCATCCGCACCATCCAAGCCTCGCTCGCGATCGAGAATAACACGCTCAGCATCGACCAGGTCACCGCCATTCTCGAAGGCAAGCGGGTGCTCGGAACGCCACGCGAAATCCAAGAGGTCCGCAACGCCATCCTCTGCTACGACCGCTTCAGCGACTGGAAGGCGACCTCAGCCGATGATTTCCTCACAGCCCACGGCATCATGATGAAAGCCCTCGTCGATCAAGCGGGAGCTTTCCGCTCCAGCGGTGTCGGCATCTACCGGGGAGACAAGCTCGTCCACATGGCCCCGCCCGCGAATCGCGTGGAGCATCTGGTGCGCGATCTCTTCCGCTGGGCGGAAACCACCGACCACCACCCACTGGTCGCCAGCTCGATCCTCCACTACGAGATCGAGTTCATCCACCCCTTCGCCGACGGCAACGGCCGCATGGGCAGGCTTTGGCAATCGCTGGCCCTCGCCTCGTGGCATGCGGATCTCGCCTACCTGCCCGTGGAGAGCCTCATCAGCGAACGCCAGGAAGCCTACTATGCCGCATTGGGTGAAGCGGACCGGCAAGCGGACGCCGCACCCTTCGCGGAATTCATGCTGACCGCCATCCGCGACGCTCTTGATTCGCTTCCAGCGACCGAACAAGTAACCGAACAAGTAACCGAACAAGTAACCGAACAAGTAAGGTTGCTGATCCGGTGCTTCTCCGGGGCCGAAGAGGTGACCTCTGCCGAGCTGATGCAGCGGTTGGGTCTAACCCACAGGCCTTCTTTCCAAAAAAGCTACCTCCAGCCCGCGCTAGCTTCGGGACGGATCGAGATGACCAATCCCGCCTCGCCGCGCAGCCCGGTCCAACGCTACCGCCTCACAAAGCGCACCCGGCAGAAAAGACCATGA
- a CDS encoding transglycosylase domain-containing protein, with the protein MSTWRPIRRTPAWLAWMPGWLRTSMKWLLWTGVIGGTLGLMVALFYFSKASRFDLAEVAKMPAHTAIYDRNGKEMGSGGPNSRRLITRADIPNFLVNALRAREDARFFEHSGVDVRGLARAAVENVKRGGMAQGASTLSMQLARNTFEIREKSINRKLLEIALTLRLESRYSKDEILANYLNRIYFGAGCHGIEQAARTYFGKQTSQLNEAESAMLVGIIRGPHIFSPFRNLDAAREQQSQTLARMKAMGLINDADVARVKAMPIKLVPQEQRGAERSYALEAIQKELQTILDDVDIRDGGLTVRSTLDAGWQTRLETDLSESLRNIEQSKGWEYPTHEKHQQGAEPQYLQCAAVTLETKTGAILALVGGRDYLDSRYDRTIGARRDLGSAFSPWVAAAAAERGRLVLPGKPVQTGRQIGPKETIRIAKRCGITGPFLETEDLFRGSAAATPLELATGLATLGNAGQRPKPYLIQSITAPDGKVLYTAAPSTTPAIGKQAAKEAADLLDKESGTRVQAGATGSGRDAWLARLGPKGSTAIWVGFDDPQRIAPAKQLDSVLDDLAQRLGN; encoded by the coding sequence ATGTCCACTTGGCGACCGATCCGCAGAACCCCGGCCTGGCTGGCCTGGATGCCGGGTTGGCTGCGCACGTCGATGAAGTGGCTGCTGTGGACCGGCGTCATCGGCGGCACGCTCGGCCTGATGGTCGCGCTGTTCTATTTCTCGAAGGCCTCGCGGTTCGACCTCGCCGAAGTCGCGAAGATGCCGGCGCATACCGCCATCTATGATCGCAATGGCAAGGAGATGGGCAGCGGCGGACCTAACAGCCGCCGCCTGATCACCCGCGCCGACATTCCCAACTTCCTCGTCAATGCCCTGCGTGCCCGCGAGGATGCCCGCTTTTTCGAACACAGCGGCGTCGATGTCCGCGGTCTTGCTCGCGCGGCCGTGGAGAATGTCAAACGCGGCGGCATGGCCCAGGGCGCATCCACGCTCAGCATGCAGCTCGCGCGGAATACCTTCGAAATCCGCGAGAAATCGATCAACCGCAAGCTGCTGGAGATCGCGCTGACGCTACGGCTTGAGTCGCGCTACTCGAAGGACGAGATCCTCGCGAATTACCTGAACCGCATCTATTTCGGTGCCGGTTGCCACGGCATCGAGCAAGCGGCGCGCACCTACTTCGGCAAACAAACGTCGCAGCTCAATGAAGCCGAAAGCGCGATGCTCGTCGGCATCATCCGCGGCCCGCACATCTTCTCGCCCTTCCGCAATCTCGATGCCGCCCGCGAGCAACAGTCGCAGACGCTCGCCCGCATGAAGGCGATGGGCCTCATCAACGACGCCGACGTCGCGCGAGTGAAGGCGATGCCGATCAAGCTGGTGCCCCAGGAGCAGCGCGGTGCCGAACGCTCCTACGCCCTCGAAGCGATCCAGAAGGAACTCCAGACCATCCTCGACGACGTGGACATCCGCGACGGCGGCCTCACCGTGCGCTCGACGCTCGATGCCGGCTGGCAAACGCGGCTTGAGACCGACCTTTCCGAATCGCTGCGAAACATCGAGCAATCCAAGGGCTGGGAATACCCCACCCACGAGAAACACCAGCAAGGCGCCGAGCCGCAGTATCTCCAATGCGCCGCCGTCACCCTGGAGACGAAGACCGGTGCCATCCTCGCACTCGTCGGCGGCCGCGATTACCTCGACTCGCGCTACGACCGCACCATCGGCGCCCGCCGCGACCTCGGCTCCGCCTTCTCCCCATGGGTCGCCGCCGCCGCCGCCGAACGCGGTCGCCTCGTGCTCCCCGGCAAGCCCGTCCAGACCGGCCGCCAGATCGGCCCGAAGGAAACCATCCGCATCGCCAAGCGCTGCGGCATCACCGGCCCCTTCCTCGAAACCGAAGACCTCTTCCGCGGCAGCGCCGCCGCCACCCCGCTGGAACTCGCCACCGGCCTCGCCACCCTCGGCAATGCCGGCCAGCGCCCGAAGCCCTACTTGATCCAGAGCATCACCGCCCCGGACGGCAAGGTCCTCTACACCGCCGCCCCGAGCACCACCCCGGCCATCGGCAAACAAGCAGCCAAGGAAGCCGCCGACCTTTTGGACAAGGAATCCGGCACCCGCGTCCAAGCCGGCGCCACCGGCTCCGGCCGCGACGCCTGGCTCGCCCGCCTCGGCCCCAAAGGCTCCACCGCCATCTGGGTCGGCTTCGACGACCCCCAGCGCATCGCCCCCGCCAAGCAACTCGACAGCGTCCTGGATGACCTCGCCCAGCGGCTGGGGAATTGA